The proteins below come from a single Phycisphaeraceae bacterium genomic window:
- the sthA gene encoding Si-specific NAD(P)(+) transhydrogenase, with protein MRYDLCVIGSGPAGQKGAIQASKLGKSVCVIEKREVVGGVTVNTGTIPSKALREAILHMIGHASATPLERDFAAARNRSFTELIASCRKVILTEVEMIERHFRSNGINLFHGSARFVEPHVIEAVSESGIARIEADHFIIAVGSHPAKPDDIEFDGANIITSDELLSLPFLPHSLLVVGGGVIGTEYASMLAALGVKVTLVEGRNRLLDFVDAEISEALQYHLRRSGMTLRLGEKVVSIGTVAPQSGARSVNNRLVEAVLESDKVLRADCLLYCVGRQGATDGLDLEKIGLSSDSRGRLAVNEHLQTAVPHIYACGDVIGFPALASTSMEQGRIAACHMFHTACTNVPEQIPYGVYAIPEISMVGWTEERLTAEGIPYESGIAQYSEIARGQLLGDLTGMLKMLIHQETHQILGVHAIGTGATELIHIGQAAIAFNATVEYFVNAVFNYPTLAECYKVAALNGLNKLRGV; from the coding sequence GCCCGGCCGGGCAGAAGGGCGCCATTCAGGCCTCCAAACTCGGAAAGTCCGTCTGCGTCATCGAAAAACGCGAAGTCGTCGGCGGCGTCACGGTCAACACGGGCACCATCCCTTCCAAAGCCCTGCGCGAGGCAATCCTGCACATGATCGGACACGCCTCGGCCACCCCGCTCGAACGCGACTTCGCCGCCGCACGCAACCGCTCGTTTACCGAACTCATCGCCTCGTGCCGCAAGGTCATCCTGACCGAAGTCGAGATGATCGAACGGCACTTTCGCTCGAACGGGATCAACCTGTTTCACGGCAGCGCACGCTTCGTCGAGCCGCATGTCATCGAAGCGGTCAGCGAGTCGGGCATCGCGCGCATCGAGGCCGACCATTTCATCATCGCCGTCGGTTCGCATCCCGCCAAACCGGACGATATCGAGTTTGACGGCGCCAACATCATCACGTCCGATGAACTGCTCTCGCTCCCGTTCCTTCCGCACTCGCTGCTGGTCGTCGGTGGGGGAGTGATCGGGACGGAGTACGCCTCGATGCTCGCGGCGCTTGGGGTCAAGGTCACGCTCGTTGAAGGGCGCAATCGCCTGCTTGATTTTGTGGACGCCGAGATCTCCGAAGCCCTGCAATATCACCTGCGACGCAGCGGCATGACGCTGCGCCTGGGTGAAAAAGTCGTGTCGATCGGCACTGTCGCGCCGCAATCGGGCGCGCGGTCGGTCAACAACCGTCTGGTCGAGGCCGTGCTCGAAAGCGACAAGGTGCTCCGCGCCGATTGTCTCCTGTATTGCGTCGGGAGGCAGGGGGCAACCGATGGGCTTGACCTCGAGAAAATCGGTCTCTCGTCGGATTCTCGCGGTCGCCTGGCCGTCAATGAACATCTCCAGACCGCGGTGCCGCACATCTATGCGTGCGGCGATGTGATCGGTTTCCCCGCGCTGGCCTCGACCTCGATGGAGCAGGGACGCATCGCCGCGTGCCACATGTTCCATACCGCCTGCACCAACGTCCCGGAGCAGATCCCGTACGGCGTGTACGCGATTCCCGAGATCTCGATGGTCGGCTGGACCGAAGAACGTCTCACAGCCGAGGGGATTCCGTATGAGTCCGGCATCGCCCAATACTCCGAGATCGCACGCGGGCAGTTGCTGGGCGACCTCACCGGCATGCTCAAGATGCTCATCCATCAGGAAACTCATCAGATTCTCGGCGTCCACGCCATCGGTACCGGCGCGACCGAACTCATTCATATCGGTCAGGCGGCCATCGCCTTCAACGCCACCGTCGAGTACTTCGTCAACGCAGTCTTCAACTACCCGACTCTGGCCGAGTGCTACAAGGTCGCCGCGCTCAATGGTCTCAACAAGCTCCGCGGGGTCTGA